One genomic window of Methanosalsum zhilinae DSM 4017 includes the following:
- a CDS encoding V-type ATP synthase subunit F — translation MELAVVGDGEFVTGFRLAGIRKVYEVNGNGLEDAVKSILEDPKVGILIMHENDLNKLPEILRKKLNESVEPTVVTLGGTGESSNLREKIKQSVGVDLWK, via the coding sequence ATGGAGTTAGCTGTTGTTGGAGATGGTGAATTTGTTACCGGGTTCAGACTGGCTGGTATCAGAAAAGTGTATGAAGTTAACGGAAATGGACTTGAAGATGCAGTTAAAAGTATTCTTGAAGATCCAAAAGTTGGTATCCTTATAATGCATGAAAATGACCTTAATAAGCTACCGGAAATCTTAAGAAAAAAATTAAATGAATCAGTTGAACCCACGGTAGTAACTCTTGGAGGTACTGGGGAAAGTTCAAATCTACGGGAGAAAATAAAACAATCGGTAGGTGTAGATCTGTGGAAATGA
- a CDS encoding V-type ATP synthase subunit C, giving the protein MSFLDTLKRSWNGLLGTRHIKGSRRGTANYSYLNARVRGMKSYLFPKETYPRLMNMEIDQIARFIQESSYKEDIDQLAQTYEGADLIEHALNRNLAESFTKLINISEDEPRYLITEYLRKFDVWNIKTILRGKQMNASPDEIKENLVSAGEYTYTFLSGLAEKESVEEVVEAFSDSSYYSILNKFDGTNLSDIENMLDKMYYDQLYYAISETKTKEFKLFLQFVQTEIDVRNLITLFRTKKENLPEEDIIDMMIDNGLEFDMDDIRKLVPLSFEEFIDELKKYSIWDKISDAVDPDMKSLISVETSLKKYALTYARKFAHANPLSIATIMYYILTKSNEVNNLRIIVRGKSAGLSDETIRNQLVI; this is encoded by the coding sequence ATGTCGTTTTTGGATACATTAAAACGCAGCTGGAATGGGTTGCTTGGAACACGGCACATAAAGGGTAGTAGAAGAGGTACTGCTAATTATTCCTATCTTAATGCCCGTGTGCGTGGAATGAAGAGTTATCTTTTTCCAAAGGAAACGTATCCCAGACTTATGAATATGGAAATCGATCAAATTGCACGGTTTATTCAGGAATCTTCATATAAAGAGGATATTGATCAGCTGGCACAGACATACGAAGGTGCAGATCTGATTGAGCATGCATTGAATCGAAATCTAGCAGAATCTTTTACAAAATTAATCAATATCTCAGAGGATGAACCCAGGTATCTGATAACTGAATATCTGAGGAAATTTGATGTCTGGAATATAAAAACAATCCTTCGTGGAAAACAGATGAACGCTTCACCAGATGAGATCAAAGAAAATCTGGTTTCTGCAGGAGAGTATACTTATACGTTTTTATCCGGTCTGGCAGAGAAAGAATCAGTAGAAGAGGTTGTTGAAGCTTTTTCAGATAGTTCCTATTATTCAATACTGAACAAGTTTGATGGTACAAATCTTTCAGATATTGAAAATATGCTTGATAAAATGTATTATGATCAACTTTATTATGCGATATCCGAAACCAAAACCAAGGAATTCAAGTTATTTTTACAATTTGTCCAGACTGAAATTGATGTAAGAAACCTGATCACACTTTTTAGAACCAAAAAAGAGAATCTTCCAGAAGAAGATATCATAGATATGATGATAGATAATGGTCTTGAGTTTGATATGGATGATATCAGGAAACTGGTTCCACTCTCATTTGAAGAATTTATAGATGAGTTGAAGAAATATTCTATATGGGATAAAATATCAGATGCTGTTGATCCTGATATGAAATCTTTAATATCTGTGGAAACAAGCCTGAAAAAATATGCTCTGACCTATGCAAGAAAGTTTGCCCATGCTAATCCTCTTTCTATAGCTACAATAATGTATTATATACTCACTAAGAGCAATGAAGTGAACAATTTACGTATAATTGTTCGAGGAAAATCTGCAGGGCTTTCTGATGAAACAATTAGAAACCAGTTGGTGATTTGA
- a CDS encoding ATP synthase subunit B — MTKEYKTIVEISGPLIFLEKTEPVGFNELVQINLPDGTTKRGQVLDTSEDVVAVQVFEGTGGLNDEAGVIFTGETIKLSVSRDMLGRILSGSGEPLDGGPRVVPDKRLDITGASMNPYSRKPPEDFIQTGISTIDGTNTLVRGQKLPIFSGSGLPHNEIALQIARQAKVRGSQEDFAVVFAAMGITNEEAQYFMQDFEKTGALERAVVFLNLADDPAVERLITPRMALTAAEYLAYEHDMHVLVILTDITNYCESLRQIGAAREEVPGRRGYPGYMYTDLASIYERAGVIKGKRGSVTQFSILTMPGDDITHPIPDLSGYITEGQIVVSRELHRKGIYPPINVLPSLSRLMNSGIGEGKTRDDHKAVSDQLYAAYAEGRDLRGLVAIVGKEALSERDRKILEFADIFEDKFVRQGRNEDRDIEDDSLRIAWEILSELPEAQLSRIDNKYIEKYHPAYKNKSA, encoded by the coding sequence ATGACCAAAGAATATAAAACGATTGTAGAAATATCGGGGCCACTCATATTTCTTGAAAAAACAGAACCTGTAGGTTTTAATGAACTGGTTCAGATCAATCTGCCTGATGGTACTACTAAAAGAGGACAGGTCCTTGATACATCAGAGGATGTTGTGGCAGTGCAGGTTTTTGAAGGTACTGGTGGTCTCAATGACGAGGCTGGTGTCATATTTACCGGTGAAACTATCAAACTCTCAGTTTCAAGGGATATGCTTGGAAGGATACTGTCTGGATCAGGCGAGCCACTGGATGGTGGTCCAAGAGTAGTGCCTGACAAGAGACTGGACATTACTGGAGCATCAATGAACCCCTATTCAAGAAAGCCTCCTGAGGATTTTATCCAGACCGGAATTTCCACAATTGACGGTACGAATACACTGGTCAGAGGTCAGAAACTCCCTATTTTCTCTGGATCAGGTCTCCCACACAATGAGATTGCTCTCCAGATTGCAAGACAGGCAAAGGTAAGAGGCTCACAGGAAGACTTTGCTGTGGTATTTGCTGCAATGGGTATCACAAACGAAGAGGCACAGTACTTCATGCAGGATTTCGAAAAGACAGGAGCTCTTGAAAGAGCTGTTGTGTTCCTGAACCTTGCAGATGACCCTGCAGTTGAACGTCTGATCACGCCTAGGATGGCATTGACCGCTGCTGAATACCTGGCATATGAACATGATATGCATGTACTTGTAATCCTTACTGATATCACCAATTATTGTGAATCTCTAAGACAGATTGGTGCTGCCCGTGAAGAAGTACCGGGACGTCGTGGATATCCAGGTTATATGTATACTGACCTTGCTTCAATATACGAGAGAGCTGGTGTCATAAAGGGCAAGAGAGGATCTGTTACCCAGTTCTCCATTCTGACAATGCCAGGTGATGACATCACTCATCCTATACCAGATTTGTCTGGATATATTACTGAAGGCCAGATTGTTGTTTCAAGGGAACTCCACAGAAAAGGAATCTATCCTCCGATCAATGTACTTCCATCACTATCACGTCTTATGAACTCCGGAATTGGTGAAGGAAAAACCAGGGATGATCACAAGGCTGTATCAGATCAGTTATACGCTGCCTATGCAGAAGGACGTGATCTGAGAGGACTTGTGGCTATTGTAGGAAAGGAAGCACTCTCTGAAAGAGACAGGAAGATCCTTGAATTTGCAGATATTTTTGAGGATAAGTTTGTCCGTCAGGGACGCAACGAGGATCGAGACATTGAAGATGATAGTCTAAGAATTGCATGGGAGATTCTCTCAGAGCTTCCTGAAGCACAGCTTAGCAGGATTGATAACAAGTATATTGAAAAATACCATCCTGCATATAAGAATAAAAGTGCATGA
- a CDS encoding ATP synthase subunit A, protein MEMKGKIYRVAGPVVTVIGIKPKMYDVVKVGHEGLMGEVIRIEKEKATVQVYEDTSGIEPGEPVENTGMPLSVELGPGLLESIYDGIQRPLKVLEEKMGNFIERGVTANGLDREKKWEFKPTVSKGDNVKGGDVIGVVQETPNIEHRIMVKPGISGSVAEVKSGEFTVDTPVCILSNGTELTMMQEWPVRIPRPVAKKLMPSKPLITGQRVLDGMFPVAKGGTAAIPGPFGSGKTVTQQQLAKWSDTDIVVYIGCGERGNEMADVLNEFPELEDPKTGRPLMERTVLIANTSNMPVAAREASVYTGITIAEYYRDMGYDVSLMADSTSRWAEAMREISSRLEEMPGEEGYPAYLSGRLSEFYERAGYVMAHSGNEGSITVIGAVSPPGGDFSEPVTQNTLRIVKVFWALDAKLSQKRHFPSINWLTSYSLYSEALSEWFAENVASDWVKLRNYAMDMLQEESELQEIVQLVGSDALPENQQLKLEIARMLREYFLQQNAFHPIDTYCAFEKQYKLLKAISKYGDMATEALETGVLIKDIISVEAKDELAKVKFEEDFESALDAVLKKMDEEFAQLGGK, encoded by the coding sequence GTGGAAATGAAAGGTAAAATTTATCGTGTTGCAGGACCCGTTGTCACTGTTATCGGCATTAAACCAAAAATGTATGATGTGGTTAAAGTCGGACATGAAGGACTGATGGGTGAAGTAATCAGAATTGAAAAAGAAAAGGCTACTGTTCAGGTATATGAAGATACATCCGGAATCGAACCGGGTGAACCTGTGGAAAACACAGGAATGCCTCTTTCAGTTGAACTGGGGCCGGGACTTCTGGAAAGTATCTATGATGGTATACAGAGGCCTCTTAAAGTCCTTGAAGAGAAAATGGGCAATTTTATAGAAAGAGGTGTAACTGCCAACGGACTTGACCGTGAGAAAAAATGGGAATTTAAACCTACTGTTTCCAAAGGAGATAATGTCAAGGGTGGAGATGTTATTGGTGTTGTTCAGGAAACTCCAAATATTGAACATAGAATCATGGTAAAGCCCGGCATCTCAGGTTCAGTAGCTGAAGTAAAAAGCGGTGAATTTACAGTTGACACTCCGGTATGCATACTCTCAAATGGTACTGAACTTACAATGATGCAGGAATGGCCTGTGAGAATTCCACGTCCTGTTGCTAAAAAACTGATGCCAAGTAAACCATTGATAACTGGTCAGCGTGTACTTGACGGAATGTTCCCCGTAGCAAAAGGCGGAACTGCAGCAATCCCTGGTCCATTTGGTTCAGGTAAGACAGTTACCCAGCAGCAACTTGCCAAATGGAGTGATACAGATATTGTAGTATACATTGGCTGTGGTGAACGTGGTAATGAAATGGCCGATGTTCTTAATGAGTTCCCTGAACTTGAAGATCCAAAGACCGGAAGGCCACTGATGGAAAGGACAGTTCTTATAGCCAATACTTCAAATATGCCGGTGGCAGCCCGTGAAGCATCAGTCTATACTGGTATTACAATTGCTGAATATTATCGTGACATGGGATATGATGTATCACTTATGGCAGACTCCACTTCCAGGTGGGCAGAAGCTATGAGAGAAATATCCTCACGTCTTGAAGAAATGCCCGGTGAAGAAGGATATCCTGCATATCTCTCCGGAAGACTTTCCGAGTTCTATGAGCGGGCAGGATATGTCATGGCGCATTCTGGAAATGAAGGATCCATTACTGTTATTGGAGCAGTATCTCCCCCGGGTGGTGACTTTTCTGAGCCTGTTACCCAGAATACACTTCGTATAGTAAAGGTGTTCTGGGCACTGGATGCTAAGCTTTCACAGAAGAGACATTTCCCTTCTATAAACTGGCTTACCAGTTACAGTCTCTATTCAGAAGCTCTATCCGAATGGTTCGCTGAAAATGTGGCTTCTGATTGGGTCAAACTTAGAAATTATGCAATGGATATGCTGCAGGAAGAATCTGAGCTGCAGGAAATTGTCCAGCTGGTAGGTTCCGATGCACTTCCGGAAAATCAGCAGTTAAAGCTTGAAATTGCAAGAATGCTCAGGGAATATTTCCTTCAGCAGAATGCATTCCATCCGATTGATACATATTGTGCATTTGAAAAACAATACAAACTGCTCAAGGCCATATCCAAGTATGGTGATATGGCGACAGAGGCGCTTGAAACCGGTGTCCTTATCAAGGATATTATTTCAGTTGAGGCAAAGGATGAACTTGCAAAGGTCAAGTTTGAAGAGGACTTTGAATCAGCCTTAGATGCTGTATTAAAGAAGATGGATGAAGAATTTGCACAATTGGGAGGCAAGTGA
- a CDS encoding V-type ATP synthase subunit E, protein MGLEPVINDIMDASNKEVNRINSEADREVARILDEARQTAKKLRGDRLVKVEEDIENLRKQELSSAKLDVKRIILNVKKEMPDEVYDKALNSLSQLPPSKNEEYLKTILKGEEKNGTKVYSNKDSETLVKKLTSLEYAGNIDCIGGVIIENEDGTVRLDYTYESILKEVNERSLKEISDILFG, encoded by the coding sequence ATGGGTCTTGAACCAGTTATTAATGATATAATGGATGCTTCCAATAAAGAAGTCAACAGAATAAATTCAGAAGCAGATAGGGAAGTAGCCAGAATACTAGATGAAGCAAGACAAACTGCAAAAAAGCTTAGGGGAGATAGACTCGTAAAAGTTGAAGAGGATATTGAGAATTTGCGCAAGCAGGAACTTTCCAGTGCAAAACTGGATGTAAAACGCATCATTCTTAATGTTAAGAAAGAGATGCCAGATGAAGTATATGATAAGGCATTAAATTCTCTGTCCCAGCTACCTCCATCTAAAAATGAGGAATATTTAAAGACAATATTAAAAGGGGAAGAAAAGAACGGTACAAAAGTTTATTCCAATAAGGATTCTGAAACCCTTGTTAAAAAATTGACCTCTCTTGAATATGCCGGCAATATCGATTGTATTGGAGGCGTTATCATTGAGAACGAAGATGGAACAGTGCGTCTGGATTATACATATGAGTCTATCCTCAAAGAAGTAAATGAACGCTCTTTAAAAGAAATATCTGATATTTTGTTTGGGTGA